In a genomic window of Melopsittacus undulatus isolate bMelUnd1 chromosome 1, bMelUnd1.mat.Z, whole genome shotgun sequence:
- the BAG1 gene encoding BAG family molecular chaperone regulator 1 yields MAASGAAVTVTVTYSNEKHNIQVASQQEDGEPTLQDMALLIEQVTGVPVPFQKLIYKGKSLRELEQPLSALGVKNGCKVMLIGKRNSPEEEAELKKLKDLEKSVEQIANKLDEVNKELTGIQKGFLAKDLQAEALKQLDKRIKGTAEQFMKILEQIDAINLPENFSDCKLKKKGLVKRVQVFLAQCDTIEGNIGQEMDKLQSKNLALAE; encoded by the exons ATGGCGGCTTCCGGAGCTGCGGTTACTGTCACCGTCACGTACA GTAATGAAAAACACAATATTCAGGTTGCTTCCCAACAAGAAGATGGTGAACCTACACTGCAAGACATGGCTCTTCTTATTGAACAAGTCACTGGAGTTCCGGTTCCTTTTCAGAAACTGATATACAAAG GGAAGTCTCTGAGAGAATTGGAACAGCCATTGTCAGCACTTGGAGTTAAAAACGGTTGCAAAGTCATGTTGATTGGGAAAAGA AATAGTCCAGAAGAAGAGGCTGAATTAAAGAAGCTGAAAGATTTGGAGAAGTCAGTGGAGCAAATAGCTAATAAGTTAGATGAAGTTAATAAAGAGCTCACCGGTATCCAGAAG ggATTTTTAGCAAAGGATCTCCAAGCAGAAGCACTAAAACAGCTGGACAAGAGGATAAAGGGAACTGcagagcagttcatgaagatcCTGGAACAGATTGATGCCATT AATCTACCAGAGAATTTCAGTGAttgcaaactgaaaaagaagGGGTTGGTGAAAAGGGTTCAG GTTTTTCTTGCCCAGTGTGATACCATTGAAGGAAATATTGGCCAAGAAATGGACAAGCTACAGTCAAAGAATTTGGCACTGGCAGAATGA